Genomic segment of Dermacentor albipictus isolate Rhodes 1998 colony chromosome 5, USDA_Dalb.pri_finalv2, whole genome shotgun sequence:
aagggggttctctcactgagcataTCGTCACATTCCAGTGCATCTCTGGTTGCGGacacagccaacttaatgggtactcttgtgaacagagagattacatcaaaagagaccagacattcatcatcttcgatacggacttttgatgtgagtttgatgaaattctcggagtcgcgcacgtgcgatgctgtccttccggtgagtggtgatatgatctgatgcaagtaactggatagtgatcgtagtggggaacacgaaaagtctacgattggtcgtaaggggattccgggtttatggagttttggcaagccgtagaaagctggggcggatccgttcctacagattaaaacgtcgggctaataaaattcagttatttggttggagtcagtctcaagtcctaatcaatttcccaaccagacaggcaattctgtcgaaatgtttagcttcaagctGAGGGACTGTGTCACATTTGTATCACGAGCACCgtctcctcttctttttttctcttccgtTTTTGCTACGTGGCCCACTTCCTTCAGCATTAGGCAATTTACCGAAGTCACATGTCATAATCGGTTACATTGTAGATAATGCGTTTTACGTAGATGCATTTGTGCATGTGACCTTGACTCTCTGGCTCGGAAGTGCAGTTCGCCCAAGAAGGAAAGCACACAAGCTTCTGTTTGATATTTCAACCAATTTCGTGCTGTGTATCTGTTGGATACTTTGCAGACAGGGCTGTCACCAAATGACGTATGCACCACACTTGTTTGCAAGCCCAAAtttggtgagggaccctttaaacaGCTGAATGATAAATAGATGGTATTACTTTTCATGACGCACAGATTCGAGGGTATTTTGGTTGAATCCAGGACGAAAATTTCTTGGAATGCATGCGTCATAGGAAGTGGTAGCACCCGTTTATCATTCCTCAAATGTTTAAAAGACACTCCACCGTTGCAGGAGCGTGCTTTGCAGCACTTTCCAAGGCTTGAAAGGCCAGATGTTTGATAATTGCCACCCTTGCAAGTTAGATAGAATGCTAGCGCCAGTTGCGGCACCAGGCACCTGCCATTAGACACCACTGGCTGGCATTATGCCATGTGCTTCCACAGTCCGCAATATTTTGTCCTTACCTGTACATACAAATACATGCTAAGACCAACACGCAAGGTACCTTCTATTCTGTAAACTACTGTTGGCGCTAATAGATCTTTGTCAGCATTTCTGTCTAGCATATTTGCTACAAAGTTCTTGTTTTTTAAGAAAATTTGACTTCTTTCTGGGTAGGTATATTGAACAGGTAGTTTGATGGTGTAGCGCTTTAAACATAGGCACAACAGCCGCTTTTCAGTGAAATCATGCCGAGGAGTGGTGCTGTGCCGAATCCTAGGTTGAACACTGTATGTACTTTTCAGCCCGTGAAAGGTCCCTTGTGCCTTGGGTAGATGATGCTGACGTCAAACTGTGCCCCAGCTGTGCAAAGGCTTTCAGCATTTCCCGTCGACGACATCACTGCCGTTTGTGTGGAGGCATTATGTGCCAGCTATGCTCAGAGTTCCTGGACTCTGCCACTGTTCGTAAGTAGCTCAATACTTGTATCTTGCTGGACTTGGGTAAGCTTTTTGATACCACGGTACCATGTACACACAAGtaatcgctgaaaaaaaaaatgtgagtgtATGTGGTCTAAATATGCCGAAAACCTTGAAGAATGTGGCACATTGGAATGTAATATTATGAACTGACGTGTTTACAAGATCTCATGCTCAGAGAGCATGTTGGTATAGGGTACTGAGAAAAAAACATTGGCCAGCCATTTTGAATGCCATCAGATGAAAAGCCCCATCAAGAGGTGCATGCCAGCCTCACACTTAGCTTTGTCCTGGCAAACATTTGGTGACAATATAGTCAGACACCATGCTTTCAGTTCTTTGGTGCTTGACTTCCACAACcataaaggtttttttttatgttgatgGAATAAGGGCTTGTGTATATTTAAGTTAATTCATAAATGTGACAACAATGACACCATTATATTCTTCTTGCACAGATAAGTGGGGGAAGTGGTCACCGTACCTTTTTAATGACTTTTGCAGTTGGAAATACACTGCTTTAATAATCTACTGAACAATATCCTAAGAAAAATCAATCATGCCAGCCCATTGTACCAAAGTTGCTTTGTACTAACTTGTGTCGGATCTGTGCTTGTAGCATCTGTATCGTAGCTTCTCCTGTGCAGTGTGCACTATGCTAGAAATTGGCATTTCATTTAAAATCATTTAAGTTCATATAGCAAAGGTAAACGGAGAGTTCTTGCATGAATCAGGGCTAGCTGTATTCACTAAAGCACcctttcattaaaaaaatttcCTTATTGCCCTGTGTACCTCTCACCACTCATAAATAGCATTTGACATGACATGAGACCATCATCACAGTGTAGGCTAATTGCAGACAGCGCCTACATAAGAGAAGTTTAATGAATATGTGCCTTGGTCGTTTTGCCTAAACTTGAAAGTACAACTTGCTTCACAGTGGCTGCTTTGTTTAAAAACATGCAGCCTGTCTGTATGTACTAAGGCCTTCTGCGAGAGGCAGCACATGCCTGCCTCTAGACGTTAGCCTGCACGGTGTGCATACAGGAAGCGTGTTTGCAGAGCAGCTGGTGGCGTCTGCTGGGAGTCCAGCTGCCAACGTTGGGGACGAGCCGCTGCGCCTGTGCCGGGACTGCCGCGTGCTCTTGGACCGGCGCCTATTGCTTCCCGAGCAGCCACCTCCACTGTTGGCTCAATACGAGGTTCTGTCACAATTTCTTGATTGTAGACCTCTCCAACAAGCTCTCCTTGAGTAATGCCATAATCCACATTGAACTGTCGCGTGAACAGATGCATGAAAATGCACTAAAGTGCAATGCCTGCCTTCTAcacttcttttttgttatttctgcGACTTCGTAGTATTTCGGCGCGTCTGCCTCTTTTCTGAGTAACGTTGTCACTGTTGTGTGTGACATAGCGGCATGCATGTGAGCACTGGTAGGACACAAGTGCGGCCTTAGAGCATGTTCACACCGAGACATTTAGCATCCAGAGTGGCGCGTAATTCAATTTGGAGGCTGCAAATACCACTGAAAAGGCCCTTTTCATGCCAATTGGTTCCAGACCGATTGGTGCCGTCACTGCTGCGAGAAACATTCACCAATCAGAATGTGAGATAGTTACTGAGTCATCCCTCACGGCACTCTGCAAATGCAAAATGGCGCCTCCACACGAGAAAACTGCAGATATATATGTATTAAGTGCTCTCTCCTTGTTTTCGCGATACTTCAAGAAGTGACAGTGGTGCAAAAGGCAAGCAGTGTGAATGATGCAGCATTTGGGCAGCAGAACATTCTACATCGCTCCAGACTTTGAATGTCGTTTTACACTGCATTCAATATGCTGAAAAATTGAAACGCTCCTCTGACTGCAGCGCATGCGGAAACTAATGGATGAAGCTGAGAAATTGCTGCCTGGCTACTACCGCCTGATTGATGGAATGAGGTGAGCAACTACTGCAACTACTGCATTTGATGAAAGTGCTGGAAAGACCATGCtaccgtagtttttttttttttttatgaatgtgAAAATAATGGAACACCACATTTTGTCGACCCAACTGTGAGATTTTAAAAGTATTACTCGACATTCATGGAAAAACAAGAGGCTGCCATTTCTAAAAGTTGGTTTCAATTCCAAGTACAGTCAAACTTTGTTCTAAAGTCGCATTTAACACCGTTGGTAATCTGCTATTTGTTATAAACATGCAGGCAATACATCTTGATATCAGGCAGAAACATTTTAGAGTTGTTCTTATATTATTTGTCTTATTATTCGTTATATCCATGTTCTGTATATGAAAATTTGACTTGATCTCTTTTTCTTGTTGAGGTTCATATTTTAGAGAACTGTGAGATGTGCCTAAAGGTAGAGTTGCTCATATTCACCATGGCTTATTTTACCCGGACAGTGAAAATGCAGGGTTGACAAGCACTTCAGTGACACACATGATACTCAAAAATATGAAATAACTATTGAATAAGCCTCGTTTGCTTGAGAGGTATAGCTTATTGCTGCATATTTAGCGAGCATGAAGCTAACACTCGCACGTGACGGCAGAGAAGGCTACAAGGTTGAGCCCTGTCCCCGCAAATATAAGTGGCTCACGCAAGATATGGCCATATACTTGCACGCATTTAGAAACTGAACTCAATATTGCACTGTGCATGCTTTGATGCAGGGAGGGCCGGTCAGGACTTGAAGAGGAAGCCAAAGCAACAAGGGCACGCCTTTGCCGAATCGCTGAACAGCTGGACTTAGTCAGGTGAGCATCGCTGCTGCTTTGAAAAGGTTGGGCTCACCTACCATAATTGACCTCAAATGTAGCTAGAATGTGTGAATTATAATTTAGCGACGTTTACTTTCAAAAAGCAATTTACCTACTTTCCAGCTGGTTCTTAAGTACGCTCTTCCTTTTGTTCGAATGTTCACACATGAGATAAGAAAGGAGTAAAGTTGAGCAGGTTGTGTAATGCATAGAGTGGATTACTGGTGGTCTATTAGAGTAACTGTCAAGGGTGGCAGGTAGATAGGGTGATAATATAAAGACATTTGCAGGCATGTGATGGCTTTCACTAGTGCAGGACAGGGATAAGTAAATATCCTGCAGTGAAGTTTAATAATAATACGGTTTATTCTCGCATGTGTACATATACAACAATGTATCATGCCAACGAGATGAGGCAAAAGGAAACAGACAAAGCATACTTGCTGTCTAGGCCTACAGCCCAGTTCGTAAAGATACAGGTCAGCAGTGAGGTCGGCAAAGACGCATTCAAAAACATTTACCGATTACATGCAAACCTTCGCAATAAATGTAATAAAGTATAAACAATTCCATCTTGTGTTAACAATATAATCAATGAACACAAGCAAATCAAAAGGTGAATGCTTCAAGCAAGATTTCAAGTAAGACTAAACGATGGGCATAATGTTACATGTGGAGTTTAATGAACTACACTTAAGCAAACAGAGGTAGACATCACAGCTGGTAGGACACGAGTGCACACAGAATAAAActaggggggaaaaaaaaaacacaataacgCTTCAACCTGGGTCAAAAAGTAATCTTGCTTTCTTTCTAAAATGGTATACAGatctggggaggtattctgtaagagtacacctagtgggctgtccatttcggccgttcctgattggttagggccgctcgtctcctccttgctcgtacagctgcatccaatcagcagcggccgaaatggacagtcccactaggtggactcttacagaatacaccccTCGCTCAATTGTGCAATTTCCACTACAGAAGGAATACTATTACATATATTTATTATTTGATGATCTAGTGATTCAGTGCCATAATTTGTCTTCGGTCTAATCGAAACAAGTGAGATTGTTCATAAGTTATAGTGAATATCACGGCTGAGGTACATAttgctgaattaaaaaaaaaggtcttGTTTAATACAATGATAGATAAGGACCACTAGTTTAAAGTTATAGCACTCCGTAAAACGCATTACGTGAAAAACAGATAATAAGTTATTATGGCCACCTTGCCTTCTCGTTAATAGTTTCAATGCTTTTTGTTGCATGATTATCAATTCTTTTGCATTGGTCTTATTACACATGCCCCAAACAAATTTGCAGTATACGAGGTGCGAATGAACAAAAGTATAGCTGCTTTGCTACAGAAGATGGTTAATGCAGCCGATAACACCTATGAATCGAGCCATTTTCATTTTGACATGAGTGATGTGATCAGACTAGCTCATATCGTTGTGGAAGTGTACACCCAGAAACTTGCAACTACTATTACATGCAATTTCTGAATAATCGAAATGGAGCTTTGGGTTGTGTTTTATTGCTTTGTATTTTGTGTGGAATAGTatgaattagtttttttttacatttaatgTCAATTGATTTACAATCAGTCAAGCATGTAATTTGTCAAGCCACATATTTGCTTGCTGCTGAAGTTCTTTTAGGTATAAGCCAGCAAAGATGTTAGTATTGTAAGCGTATAGGATAATGTTCAAAGTTGAAGAAATGTTTATGATGTCACTTATATATGTAGTGTATAGGAGAGGTCCTAATACGGACCCCTGAGATACACCATATTTTAATGTTCCATGGTCAGAGCAAGTGTTCTTACGTAGCCTTGTGTACTGTTGTCTTCCAGTTAGGTAGCTTTCCATTAGGTCTTTAGCGAGGCCACGAATTCTGTAAATTTCTAATTTTGATTGTAGAATATCATGTTGGACCAAATCAAACACTTTGCTCAAGTCAAGAAAGAGACCAATAGTAAAAAGTTTAATTTCAATGTTTTGAATTAAGACATTTTTTATATAAAGTAATGCGGTCTCAGTCGGCTTGCCAGGTTGGAAGCCACATTGACGATCACTTATCACATTGTTGGAGGAAAAAGAACCAAAAAGACACATGTAAATTATTTTTTCAGCAGCCTTAAAAAAAACTGGCAGAActgaaattggcctgtaattgCTGAATTCTGTTTTCTTTCCGCCTTTGAAAACAACAGTAACACAGGCTACATTTAGTCTGTCTGGGAACACTCCAGTAACCAACATCTGATTAAATATGTAAGTCAACAGTCCTATAATGTGTCCAATAGAATGTTTAATTGGCAGTGGTAAAAGGTAATCATCCCCGTGAGCACAAGTATTTCTTAGAGAACCACTAATGGTTGTCATTTCTGCTTCTGTTGTTGGTGTCAGAAATATTAAGTCAGAATTTAATGTGTGCATGTATGACATAAGGGAGCTATTACTTGGGAGGGGATTTAAAGCTGTATATTCGCCCACTTCCAGGAAATGTGCATTAAATTTGCCTGCTAATGCAACTCCAGTATAAAGAAAACCATTTATCAACATTTCAAGAGGTGTTGTGTTAGTTTTGCTACAGAAGAGAGTTTTAATTTCTTTCCCGATCTGCATATTGGAAAGTAATAGGAAATTTAAGTATACTAACAGTAATATTGCATAAGCTGGGTGGTTTATGTAATCGTATACAAACTCTAGTACACTGTGCATTATGAAGCCTGTCactggtggctcagtggctgttgTATTTTGTTGCTGATTCTAAAGGGCACGGAATGCAAAATATGCGTACCAACATTTGGTGCATAAATGCCGCGTGGTCAAAGTATTCCGAAAAGCCCTGTGCCTCCATATTGTAGGTGTAGCTTTCAGACACAAAGCTCCATGAATGCCTTGCTCTCGGCATTCTCAGCTCAAGGGATTTGTGGTACATTCGGCTGGTTCCCATCAAGCTCCGACTTGGGTTGAAACAATTTGACGCCCGCTTTAGATTGGAGCCAGAAAAAGTGCGCCTGAGCCAAATATGCTGCCACTCGCCAGAGCAGTCGGAGGTCAGAAGGGGAAACACGTCAGCTTCTTGTGTAGTTGTCAAACAAGGCGCCAGGCGCTAAGGCAACCGTGAACTATTGCTGGGGCAGACGCCATGTCAACAACAGAAGGTGCGAAAGCCACGTGACCagaaccaacgttactagactaggttcagttgtcaaactctccgtaggcgccgtacattgcgagtgGCCCCTTGTattggtttgccgccagagggcgggagcaccgcaagtagctctacgcgggcgcagctctgcgttggcgaaggggcttgagtcctcagacttcacaacttacgtactcagcaagtgttttcaccgatgcgtctttaaatgtttgtatagtctcgcgtttaggagattgattaaaaaactttatgtagctgtgaaaatgctgctgcgctgccccagagtgcgctgtggagtccttagtccagggccgcagcagccccggccgtccactgcgctctatattaatcagctgttgctgatgaaaagctgtaagtagctgattagtagttgtaatcagctgttgctgcttagtactaattaattattaatgtgaacgcatgaggcgatgttagcgcgaccacacgatggtccaaaaaagtcacgggagcccaagcgaaccaatcgaggcagttcacgacGCCACTCAAGGCAGAGTGAAttaggtgaagttaattaaggcacagttaattacaatagagttaaggcactcgaacccacggtcgTTGAAACCTCGACTTTTGGTGGTGGCAACAAATTACATAAATAGATGAACCAATTTATTAATGAGTGAATTAAGAAGTATACTAACAATTATTGgataattatttattaataatgaattaactacgcattacctaGCTAGGCGGActtataataatttgaatatctcaaagctacggcaaacattaccttggttgtgcccagctacgcggcattcgcatattttaaaactggctgaagttagctgggacgcacagtatatacacactctcagcacttcatttcgggataaaaaaaatgaagctagcactatttctttcatcagagcaccgcattcacaagtTCAATGTTGAAACCTGCGTGagctttgctcccttgcgagcagacttgcccattcaaagtaagttatcgctgcaggaacggagcataaatatgcattcgcgtcaccaaataaaattggatgatacggccCGTAAACTGTTCAAAACGCACACGGCATTTAAAACGCATAAGAGTGTTGCAAAAGTACACCGAGACTGCTGCAAAACACGCATGTATACAACGCGCCAAAACACATAAACAACGGACAGTagtgcttcgtcgccctgtccgcaccgtgctgaccgagcaaagtgcgacagcagcgccacgagatgcgaggatcggtggtgggtctacgcagtcacgggagtttgaaaactgaacctagtctagtaacgttgaccaGAACTCCGCCAGATCTCTATCACACTCCCAAGTCGAAGGCGAGAGTGCCTTTGAGCTTGAGCACAGTACTCTGAAAGAACCGGCCATATACGGCACATTCCGTCCGCTTGATTTTGACCAGCCGAAAGTAACGCACACTGCCAAAGTAATCTGGTGTGCTTGAAAACGACTAGCCGAACCTACTATCAGTAATGAGTTAATCAAGTAAATCAGTGCTGCTCTTGCAACATTGCTACTCAGCCCACAGCAGTACAAGCTGTGCCTTGTCTTGCAGCCGACAGATTGGCAGCGGAGGCACCACGCCTCGCCAGCTTCAGTTACGGGGTGCCCTACGGCTAGCGGCCAGCCACTTCCTACGCCAGGGACTGTTGGGGTTGCCCGGCCTGCCCAAACCACAGCCACAGCCGGAGCAAGGCTGGAGCCCCAACAGCGTGAAGGCGCCACCAGAAGAGGAAGACCCCCTGGCACAACAGATGGCCATAATTCGTGGCTACATTCAGCAGGCACGGCAAAGCCAACGCTACGAGGAGCTGGCTTCCCTCGAGGCCAACCTGTTGGAGCTTAAGCAGGAGTACCTGCGACGCACCCTTGGCACACCAGGAAAATAAACACTAAATTATACAGATGCAGTCTTTGTATCAATAGTGTATGGCTAAGACAGTGTGCCTCGTGCACTGTTGCATTTGATAACGTCTCCTCTTTTCCTTAATTTTAGTGATAAAGACTACCTGCAAAGCACTGTGAGCATGTGCATATGCATATGCGACTATCTGGCATAGGTATTGCTGCATGGAAGCTTGTTTTCTTAAAGATATTGAACATAAGCTAATTAACGAAATGGAAAGAGATCAAGTAGCCATGAACTAACCTAGTAACAGAAGGATTTTGTCAGGCTTTATGACAACTTCACAGGAAGTACCTGTTGTGCACTTTTATGGTACCAGAAACCAGACGTTACAAAGCATAATTGAGTCCATGCAAGTTCAAAACTTTACAAGGCACATGAGCACCGTGCACCATCCCATGCGTGCCGTGCAAACTAGACTTTGCGGCACGTGCGATGACTCGTCAGTTGTGTGGGCACCTAGCATGTGGGCGAGTTAATTAACTCTTGCTTACAGCTTTCAAGAGCATGAGCTGTTCAAGGGCAGCACCAGCACTGAATACTGGCAGATACAATTCCAGGTGTTACACAGAACTTTCATTTTGTTGTGCAAGCTGTACTGCATACAAGCTGGACGCTCAACTTTTGCAGCAGGAAGTGTGGGTTACACTTCCTGGTATGCCTCCTGGCGAGATTACAGGCTTTCGAGTGCACCACTTGCTGTACACCTGAGCTGCGTACAGGTGAGCATGCGTATAACACGCTGGCACATACAGCAATGACCCAAAATCTAGTACTTCTTAGTCTTTGATGCGAAGTGTCAAATGGTCCTTTGAGTGAAAAAGCCAGCGATGTCTGTAACAGCAAAAATGCACCTAAGCTCCAAGTGGCTGCGACGCCATGTCCCAAGGGCCTTCATATGCTTGCTGTCCCGTGCCTCaaacggagcagagcgggcgaaagggaacacctgctgctgcggTATTGTGTGAGAAGAGAGCGCATTGCCATGTCACCCTTGCTCTTGGAAACCCGTGTTATCCACACGTGCCTTGTCCTTGCAAGCTCTCGCCTATGTTTCAACTACACCTTGATAAGGCCAAATCAACATGCACCAAGTgtctcaacgtgctcgcttgcccgcaagAAGTTGATAACTCGAAGAATTGCTCAGTGTTGTTCAattagacattaatgctttcacattcacagaACTCGTAAGAAGcacttaggtgtcctcggatttttttagCTAACAGCTAGAAACTCTGGGAAGCAATGATCTATGCCTTCCACCTCTAGTAAAGGCAGCAATGGGCAAAATAAGGCAATGAATTACAAGTCCAAAATGCAAATAGTAGTTTTTGGGACAAAACTTAATAGTGCCAAATGAACAACGAATTGAATGTAGCATGTGCTACCTCAGCCCCCCAGTTCTTCCCTCTTCCTTTCATGAGCTAGTATTAATATCCTTAACAGACATCAAAACTGCAATAGATGCTGGTAGTTTTGTTGCTGCGTTATTCATTGACTTTCAAAGGCATTCGATTCCATTTTTCACTGCATATTGTTTCAGAAGCTATAATTGATTGGAATAACTGGCCCAGCTTTAACATTACTCTGCACTTAGAAGATCGAGAGCAAATGGTATACAAATCTGGTACTTACTCATTACCTAATGTAACTAATATTGGCATGCCATATTGTAATCTATATCGATGACCTTCCATTATGCCTAAGCTCATTTAATTGTATACTCTATGCTGACGATACTACCATAATAAGTGCAGATAAATGTATAGACTTACCCTTATCCAAATTAACATTGATGCTGCCAATGTATTTAACCGGTGCCGGAGTAATGGATGAAGTATTAACACT
This window contains:
- the Rbsn-5 gene encoding rabenosyn-5, whose protein sequence is MGEVKEGYLCPICVEDLGNFEELTAHFEANHAAGERDVLHSLKGFIGRARRKILADSPVVEEEQTPDWGQQEIGVVQAHTGTVRLIRGRRVDRYVGQSNKLLIRLTKLVVDAPSDPEMRKARERSLVPWVDDADVKLCPSCAKAFSISRRRHHCRLCGGIMCQLCSEFLDSATVQQLVASAGSPAANVGDEPLRLCRDCRVLLDRRLLLPEQPPPLLAQYERMRKLMDEAEKLLPGYYRLIDGMREGRSGLEEEAKATRARLCRIAEQLDLVSRQIGSGGTTPRQLQLRGALRLAASHFLRQGLLGLPGLPKPQPQPEQGWSPNSVKAPPEEEDPLAQQMAIIRGYIQQARQSQRYEELASLEANLLELKQEYLRRTLGTPGK